One window from the genome of Motilibacter peucedani encodes:
- a CDS encoding VOC family protein, which yields MTGPQPYLQLPGTAREALSTYGSVFGCTVHVHTFAEFGRTDGPPTAVAHGYLSDGPVDLFASDVAGDQPPLRCEGLLFSLLGAAPPATLREWFAALSEGGRVVDDLQRRPWGAHDGTVVDRFGVPWLIGFEGEG from the coding sequence ATGACAGGTCCGCAGCCCTACCTGCAGCTGCCCGGGACGGCGCGTGAGGCCCTCTCCACCTACGGCTCCGTCTTCGGCTGCACGGTCCACGTGCACACCTTCGCCGAGTTCGGCCGCACCGACGGGCCGCCGACCGCGGTCGCCCACGGCTACCTCAGTGACGGGCCGGTGGACCTCTTCGCCTCCGACGTGGCGGGTGACCAGCCGCCGCTGCGCTGCGAGGGGCTGCTGTTCTCGCTGCTGGGCGCCGCTCCTCCGGCGACGCTGCGCGAGTGGTTCGCCGCGCTCTCGGAGGGTGGCCGCGTCGTCGACGACCTGCAGCGCCGGCCGTGGGGGGCGCACGACGGCACGGTGGTCGACCGCTTCGGCGTGCCGTGGCTGATCGGGTTCGAGGGCGAGGGCTGA
- a CDS encoding amidase family protein: MRTALTGTAAAAALVAALTASAVPGRASSHVDTPLVDITTATVQQLESLLDAGKIDAVDLAELYLDRIEAINADAPAINAVQAINPDWKREAKDADHARKKGIDLGPMMGIPVLIKDNIDLNGVPTTAGSLALAGNYPVDDAPLVKQLKKSGAVILGKTKLSEFANFLTSGMPSGYSSLGGQVLNPYDTSVTPSGSSSGTGAGIASGMAAVGIGTETSGSILSPSNANSLAGIKPTVGLVSRTGIIPISASQDTAGPMGRHVYDVAAELTAMTGVDPADPATASSAPYAGTDYTKALSTTALQGARIGVQDPGVLSPDQDALWQQAKAELVAQGATLVPVALDTSGTPGGSSVLTYEFKRDLNSYLQTRTAPGFAFKDISSVADFYRANPMTTQKFGATQLFASEAVDLAAAKAKHDADRASDLATSKGYIDAAMAASHLDSILFAGSSSAGIGARAGYPTVIVPAGYQASTRRPFGIGFLGAAYHEAQLLGFAYDYEQASMLWKPPAQVNPAAFRCVGVTPKHAAAESCAP, encoded by the coding sequence ATGCGTACGGCGCTCACCGGCACTGCCGCAGCCGCAGCACTGGTCGCCGCTCTCACGGCGAGCGCCGTGCCGGGCCGTGCCTCCTCGCACGTCGACACCCCGCTGGTCGACATCACGACGGCCACGGTGCAGCAGCTCGAGTCGCTGCTCGACGCGGGGAAGATCGACGCCGTCGACCTCGCCGAGCTCTACCTCGACCGCATCGAGGCGATCAACGCCGACGCTCCGGCGATCAACGCGGTGCAGGCGATCAACCCGGACTGGAAGCGCGAGGCGAAGGACGCCGACCACGCCCGGAAGAAGGGCATCGACCTCGGCCCGATGATGGGCATCCCGGTGCTGATCAAGGACAACATCGACCTCAACGGGGTGCCGACGACGGCCGGGTCGCTGGCGCTCGCAGGGAACTACCCGGTCGACGACGCGCCGCTGGTGAAGCAGCTCAAGAAGTCTGGCGCGGTGATCCTCGGCAAGACCAAGCTCAGCGAGTTCGCCAACTTCCTCACCTCGGGCATGCCCTCGGGCTACAGCTCGCTCGGCGGCCAGGTGCTCAACCCCTACGACACCAGCGTCACCCCGAGCGGCTCGAGCTCCGGCACGGGCGCCGGCATCGCGTCCGGCATGGCCGCGGTCGGCATCGGCACCGAGACCTCCGGCTCGATCCTGAGCCCGTCGAACGCCAACTCCCTCGCCGGGATCAAGCCGACTGTCGGGCTCGTCAGCCGCACCGGCATCATCCCGATCTCCGCGAGCCAGGACACCGCCGGCCCCATGGGGCGCCACGTCTACGACGTCGCAGCCGAGCTCACAGCCATGACTGGTGTGGACCCCGCTGACCCCGCTACCGCGAGCAGCGCGCCCTACGCCGGTACGGACTACACGAAGGCCCTCAGCACGACGGCTCTGCAAGGTGCACGCATCGGCGTCCAGGACCCCGGCGTGCTCTCGCCCGACCAGGACGCGCTGTGGCAGCAGGCGAAGGCCGAGCTCGTCGCCCAGGGCGCGACTCTCGTGCCGGTGGCGCTGGACACCAGCGGTACGCCTGGTGGCTCGTCGGTCCTGACCTATGAGTTCAAGCGCGACCTGAACAGCTACCTGCAGACCCGCACCGCGCCCGGTTTCGCCTTCAAGGACATCTCCTCCGTCGCCGACTTCTACCGCGCCAACCCCATGACCACCCAGAAGTTCGGTGCGACGCAGCTGTTCGCGTCCGAGGCGGTGGACCTGGCTGCCGCCAAGGCCAAGCACGACGCCGACCGGGCATCCGACCTGGCGACCAGCAAGGGCTACATCGACGCGGCGATGGCTGCGAGCCACCTCGACTCGATCCTGTTCGCCGGCAGCAGCTCGGCCGGGATCGGCGCCCGTGCCGGCTACCCGACGGTGATCGTGCCGGCGGGCTACCAGGCCTCGACCCGGCGGCCGTTCGGCATCGGCTTCCTGGGCGCCGCCTACCACGAGGCCCAGCTGCTCGGCTTCGCCTACGACTACGAGCAGGCGAGCATGCTCTGGAAGCCGCCCGCGCAGGTCAACCCAGCGGCCTTCCGGTGCGTGGGCGTGACGCCCAAGCACGCTGCAGCGGAGTCCTGCGCTCCCTGA
- a CDS encoding glycerophosphodiester phosphodiesterase has protein sequence MTRSMPRLKVRLAAGVAALAAVLTPVGLVTSADAGQNSTRTSVDAPLIFGHRGASGYRPEHTLASYDLAVRMGADVIEPDLVTTKDHVLVVRHEPNITSTTDVAQHPEFASLQTTKTIDGVTQTGWFTQDFTYAQLQTLRAVERLPDVREHNTILDGRYQIPTLQQVIDFAKRESRIYHRDIGIAPETKHPTYFASIGLPLEPVLVDTLRANRLDKHSADVYVQSFEEANLRALRRTYKLRVHLVQLTSAGPTARPWDHVASGNPETYAQMTTPAGLREIATYADWLGPDKAQVFPLAADGSTGAASPLVRDAHAAGVEVVPYTVRPENQFLPAQDRIGTDPNAYGDVLAEYSALFAAGVDGLFSDTPDLEFAAREDFLGYSYGLDHPEAKVQ, from the coding sequence ATGACCCGATCCATGCCCCGCTTGAAGGTCCGCCTCGCTGCGGGCGTCGCGGCGCTGGCCGCCGTGCTGACACCCGTCGGCCTGGTGACCTCGGCGGACGCAGGGCAGAACAGCACGCGTACGTCTGTCGACGCGCCGCTGATCTTCGGCCACCGCGGCGCGTCGGGATACCGCCCCGAGCACACGCTCGCGAGCTACGACCTCGCGGTGCGGATGGGCGCGGACGTCATCGAGCCCGACCTGGTGACCACCAAGGACCACGTGCTCGTCGTGCGGCACGAGCCGAACATCACCTCCACGACCGACGTGGCGCAGCACCCGGAGTTCGCGTCACTGCAGACCACGAAGACCATCGACGGCGTGACGCAGACCGGGTGGTTCACGCAGGACTTCACCTACGCGCAGCTGCAGACGCTGCGCGCGGTGGAACGGCTCCCCGACGTGCGCGAGCACAACACGATCCTCGACGGGCGCTACCAGATCCCGACCCTGCAGCAGGTCATCGACTTCGCGAAGCGCGAGAGCCGGATCTACCACCGCGACATCGGGATCGCGCCGGAGACGAAGCACCCGACCTACTTCGCGTCCATCGGCCTCCCGCTCGAGCCCGTGCTGGTCGACACCCTGCGCGCGAACCGGCTCGACAAGCACAGCGCCGACGTCTACGTGCAGTCGTTCGAGGAGGCCAACCTGCGCGCCCTGCGCCGCACCTACAAGCTGCGGGTGCACCTCGTGCAGCTGACCAGCGCCGGCCCGACGGCCCGGCCGTGGGACCACGTGGCCAGCGGGAACCCGGAGACCTACGCGCAGATGACCACCCCGGCAGGGCTCCGGGAGATCGCCACCTACGCCGACTGGCTCGGGCCGGACAAGGCCCAGGTGTTCCCGCTCGCCGCCGACGGGTCGACCGGTGCCGCGTCGCCGCTGGTCCGGGACGCGCACGCAGCAGGCGTGGAGGTCGTCCCCTACACCGTGCGGCCCGAGAACCAGTTCCTGCCGGCGCAGGACCGGATCGGCACCGACCCCAACGCCTACGGCGACGTCCTCGCGGAGTACTCCGCGCTGTTCGCCGCGGGGGTCGACGGGCTCTTCTCCGACACCCCGGACCTCGAGTTCGCCGCCCGCGAGGACTTCCTCGGCTACTCGTACGGCCTGGACCACCCTGAGGCGAAGGTGCAGTAG
- a CDS encoding MBL fold metallo-hydrolase has protein sequence MLDVLPVVMPLRLPPGMAGPAGVELDVRAYLVASEDRVVLVDTGMDPSAEGVAAGLVELGAAWAEVSDVVVTHYHPDHTGGLARVRAQAPQARVWSGDELPDARRVGDGDRVGPLRVMATPGHTPGHVSFVDERSGDVLVGDCVGSVGGRLERAPAPFTADAHVAERSLLRLVEQGGRRLLLGHGAEVADPWEALTALVTAGPPAR, from the coding sequence GTGCTCGACGTGCTGCCGGTCGTGATGCCGCTGCGCCTGCCGCCCGGGATGGCCGGTCCGGCGGGCGTGGAGCTGGACGTCCGCGCCTACCTGGTCGCGAGCGAGGACCGCGTCGTCCTCGTCGACACGGGGATGGACCCGTCCGCCGAGGGCGTCGCGGCCGGCCTCGTCGAGCTGGGCGCTGCCTGGGCAGAGGTGTCCGACGTGGTGGTCACCCACTACCACCCCGACCACACCGGGGGCCTGGCCCGAGTCCGAGCCCAGGCACCGCAGGCCCGGGTCTGGTCGGGCGACGAGCTGCCGGACGCGCGGCGCGTCGGGGACGGTGACCGGGTCGGTCCGCTGCGCGTGATGGCCACGCCCGGTCACACTCCGGGCCACGTGTCATTCGTCGACGAGCGGTCGGGAGACGTGCTCGTCGGTGACTGCGTCGGGTCGGTGGGCGGACGCCTGGAGCGCGCGCCGGCTCCCTTCACCGCCGACGCGCACGTCGCCGAGCGCAGCCTCCTCCGGCTGGTCGAGCAGGGCGGGCGACGGCTGCTGCTCGGCCATGGCGCGGAGGTCGCCGACCCGTGGGAGGCGCTGACCGCTCTGGTGACGGCGGGCCCGCCCGCTCGGTGA
- a CDS encoding RidA family protein → MTPPLEPTVTLVRAERLAGSVPYAYAAIAAPGALVFTAGACPLDADGRTVAVGDVVGQAQQVMANLAVALEAAGAGLGDVVKTTVFVASSRRDDLGAAWEVVHAAFGDHDAPSTLLGVGVLGWPDQLVEVEAVAVRPPG, encoded by the coding sequence GTGACCCCACCACTCGAACCCACCGTCACCCTGGTCCGCGCCGAGCGGCTCGCGGGGTCGGTGCCCTACGCGTACGCCGCCATCGCCGCACCCGGGGCGCTGGTCTTCACCGCGGGCGCCTGCCCGCTCGACGCCGACGGGCGGACGGTCGCCGTCGGCGACGTCGTCGGGCAGGCGCAGCAGGTGATGGCGAACCTCGCGGTGGCGCTGGAGGCGGCCGGCGCGGGCCTGGGCGACGTCGTGAAGACGACCGTCTTCGTCGCGTCGTCGAGGCGCGACGACCTCGGCGCCGCGTGGGAGGTCGTGCATGCAGCGTTCGGCGACCACGACGCGCCCAGCACGCTGCTCGGCGTCGGCGTGCTGGGCTGGCCCGACCAGCTGGTCGAGGTGGAAGCGGTCGCCGTGCGCCCGCCGGGGTGA
- a CDS encoding alpha/beta fold hydrolase, with translation MTRVVFVHGACVQDGTWWWRPTGDALAARGVRSVAPLLPSCGETGLPVGGDGPGLVEDVASVRAVLLADDEPTVVVGHSYGGIIVADAIAGVPSVRHLLLVSSYLPERGQTLSEFGAPEPSPALDVDPERGTFTVRPELAAETFLQDCAADVQREALGKVALQSLRVLSDPVRVVGWKEVATTYLVCAEDRGTPASLQRDYAQRADRVVELDSGHHPFLSQPEAVADLIMGL, from the coding sequence GTGACGAGGGTGGTCTTCGTGCACGGGGCGTGCGTGCAGGACGGTACGTGGTGGTGGCGCCCGACGGGCGACGCGCTGGCCGCGCGGGGCGTACGCAGCGTCGCCCCGCTGCTGCCGAGCTGCGGCGAGACCGGTCTGCCGGTGGGCGGCGACGGGCCAGGGCTGGTGGAGGACGTGGCCTCGGTCCGGGCGGTGCTGCTCGCCGACGACGAGCCGACGGTCGTGGTCGGGCACAGCTACGGCGGCATCATCGTTGCCGACGCCATCGCCGGGGTGCCCAGCGTGCGCCACCTGCTGCTCGTCTCCAGCTACCTGCCCGAGCGGGGCCAGACCCTCTCGGAGTTCGGCGCGCCGGAGCCGTCGCCGGCGCTCGACGTCGACCCCGAGCGGGGCACCTTCACCGTCCGGCCCGAGCTCGCGGCGGAGACGTTCCTGCAGGACTGCGCCGCCGACGTCCAGCGCGAGGCGCTGGGGAAGGTCGCGCTGCAGAGCCTGCGCGTCCTCAGCGACCCGGTGCGGGTTGTGGGGTGGAAGGAGGTCGCGACCACCTACCTCGTGTGTGCCGAGGACCGTGGCACCCCGGCGTCGCTGCAGCGGGACTACGCGCAGCGGGCGGACCGTGTGGTGGAGCTCGACAGCGGCCACCACCCGTTCCTCTCGCAGCCGGAGGCCGTCGCGGACCTCATCATGGGCCTGTGA